The DNA window CGCTCTGCTCGCGCAGGGTCTGCGCCTGTGCCGTCAGTTCCTGCGCGGCACTCGCTGACTCCTCGGCACTGGCCGCCGCCTGCTGGACGGCCCCATTCAGCGCCACAATGGCGTCGCGCATCTGATGCATGCCCTGCTGCTGCGATACCGTCGCCTGATCGATCTGCGTCATCACGCCCTGTACCATGGCGATGCGGCCGCGCACGTCCTGCCACTGCTGCCCAACGTCCGAAGAGATCTGCACGCCGCCCTCTACCCGCTGCACGGCCTGTTCAATCAGCGACGACGTCGTGCGTGCCGCCTCGGCGCAGCGCATGGCCAGCGCACGCACCTCGTCGGCCACCACCGCGAAGCCGCGGCCCGCGTCGCCGGCTCGCGCTGCTTCTACTGACGCATTGAGCGCGAGGAGGTTGGTCTGGAAGGCGATCTCGTCGATGGTGCGCACAATGCGCGCCGTTTCGTTGGCAGCCTGACGGGTGGCCTGCATGGCTTCATCGAGGCGCTGCATGTGCGTGACACCGCGCTCCACCGCCTGCACCGCATCGGCTGATGCCGTGCGAGCCGAGCTCACCGCCTGGACGGTGTCGCCGCCCAACTGCGCCATGCTCTCAACGTTGGCGCTGATCTGCTCGAGTGCCGCGGCCTGACGGCTGGTGAGCTGAGCCAGCGTCTCCGAGCCATGCGCCACGTCGCCGGCTGCGGCATCGATTTGCGCCGAAGCCACACGGAATTCAGCCAACGCTTCGCGCATGGCACAGAGGGCTTCGTCGAGGCCGGCTGCCGTGTCGGCGTATTCACGGGCCACGCCGCTTCCCACGCTCTGCGTGAGGTCGCCCTGACGCATGGCGGCAATGACCGGCGTGAGGGCCGTGAGGAACTGCGTGGTGGCTTCCTGCGCCGCCTCGTTGCGCACGCGCAAGGCCTCCACGGCACGCGCGCTCTCCACCAGGCGATCGGACACCCCGCGGAACACGCCGTGCAAGCGGTCCTGGTTCTCCACGTGCATGACCCGACGGGCGGTCAACGCACAGCCCAGTTCCACCGCATGCGCGTCGAGCGTCTCGACGGCCGCGATCACCGTGCGCACGGCAGCGGCCACGCCATCGCCAGTGGGCACCACATCCAGACGTCCGTCACCGACGGCTTCCAGCGACTCGAACACCGCCTGCGTGCTGCGCGCTTCGGCTTCGAGACTGCGGGCCAGAAACACGAGGACGCCGGTCTCGAACACCACAAACAAGGCGTGCACCACAACGATGGCATGACCACCCGTGGTGTGATTGAGCAGATACACCGGCCAGCCAGCCACCTGCATGAAGTGAAACGCCACGTGATGCACCGCCACAAACGCTGCGGCCGCCACGGGCACACGCCAATCGCGATAGGCCAACAGGAAGGCCAGCGAGGCAAAGATGTGGAAGTGCAACTCGATCATGCCATGCGCCAGATGAATGAACAGCGCGGAGTACGACATGAACGCGAGTCCAACGAGAAACCGCGTGAGGGCACCGCCGGCGTGTTGCCGGGTGAGCCAGAATGCGCCGAGCGAAAGGGGCAGGCCCACGGCGACGGCGCTCGTCCAGAGGCCGTGCAGGGACGCGATATACAGTGCGACTGGAAAGTGGGCCAGCAGCACGAATCCAAGCAGGCGATCGGCTTCGATCCGGCTGCGTCGCAGGAAAGGCGAGTGAGAGGTCATGCTACGGAGTGTCGTCTCGACCCACTGCCGGCTTGAGTGCCTATCTCGTTGTTTTACAATCATTTCCCATGTGTACGGCAGACTTATTTTCCACACAACGCCCCCCTCTGCGTCAAGCGCTTGCTGGCACTATCTTTAGAAGATGACTGATCACTCTGCATTCGAAGCGGGACGCTCACGTCGCGACTTCCTGCGTGGCGCGGCGCTGGCGCTACTGGGTGGCGCAGGCGCGGCCGCCGTGGCTCGGCAGTTGACGGCGCAGACCGCCCAACCGCCGGTCCGAAACATGGTGGTGTACAAGGATCCCAACTGCGGCTGCTGCTCGCAGTGGATCGACCACGTACGCAAGGCGGGGTTCACGGTGGACGTAAAGGACACCAGTGACATGGACAGCATGAAGTCGGCCATCGGGCTGCCGGCGGCGCTGGCCTCGTGTCACACCGCCAAGGTGGGCCCGTACATCGTGGAAGGCCACGTGCCGGCCGATCTCATTGTGAAGCTGCTGCGTGAGAAGCCGGCAGCGCGTGGTCTGGCCGTACCCGGCATGCCGGTGGGTTCACCTGGCATGGAGATGGGCAACCGCAAGGACCCGTACGACGTCTTGCTGTTTGACGCGAAGGGCAAGACCACGGTGTACGCCAAGCGGTGAGCACGCCGGTGAGCGCGTTGTCGGGCGTGGTGGACCGCGAAGAGGACGTGCCTTCCCGAACTCCGCCGGCCTTTCGGGTTGGCGAAGTCACGGTTCACCACGCGGAAGAACGGGACATCCCGTCCATTGTCGCACTCAACAATCTCTTCGCGCCCGACGGCCTGACGCTCACCCGCAGCCCGGATTTCGTCACGCAGCACCTGCAGGATTACCAGGTGGTGCGTGACGAGACTGGCCGCATTCTCGGCCAGGTGGCGCTCGACGAGTACTCGCCCTCGCTGGTGGAACTGGTGTCGCTGGCCGTGGCCCCCGACCAGCAGAGCCGGGGGCTGGGGCAGGTGCTCATTACCGCCGCCGAGCATCTCGCACGCGAGCGTGGTCACGAGGAGCTGTTTGCGATCTCACTGGCGGAGGCGCTGTTTCTGCGCATGGGCTACACGCTCACCAGCATCGAGATCTATCCCGAGAAGATCGCGCGCTACCGCTCCATCTCGCGCTCCGAGCTCTCGATCGGTCGCAAGTTCTGCTTCACCAAGCGGCTGCGTCCGTAAGCGTGGCGGCGGGCGCCTCGATCGGCGCAGCACGAATGGCGTCCAACCCCACCACCTGCACGATGGCGGCGCGCGTCTGGCGGGCCAGCCGTTGACGGGCCTGCCGTCTGGCTGTGCGTGAGTCCACGACCGTGGCGGACATGGTCGGCAGCGCGGTGATGTCCACCCGCGCGTCCCGCAGGCGCACCAGACGGGTCAGACTGCCGAGCAGCGTTTCGCGTCCCGTCCACGACAGGACCCGCGCGTTGCCACGCGCCGATGCCGTGAGTGCCAGCGCTTGTACCGGCACGCCCGGCCAGACGGCGGCATCATAGAGTGCGCTGCGAAACGGCAGTACCGCGCGGCCATCGGTGGTGGTGCCTTCCGGGAAGAGCAGTACGCGCTGCCCCGCCGCCAGTCGCTCGCGCAGCAGCGGCAGACTGCGCAGCAAATCCCGTTTGCGGGTGCGGTCAATCCAGATCACGCCAATGGCCTCCGCACACCACCCCACCACGGGCCAGCGTCGCACTTCCCGCTTGGCCACGAAGCTGCAGTCGGTCGAGGCAAGCACCGCCACGATGTCGAGCCAACTGAAGTGGTTGGCTACGAGTAACGCGCCGCCGCTGGCAGGCTCGGCGCCCTGCCACTGCACCCGAATGCGCAGCACGCGCAGCACGAATCGACAGAGGGCGCGTACCCCACGCAGGGCCAACGGGTGCGGCAGCGCCGCGGCATCACCGGTGTGTTTGACGACAGGCATGGGACCTCAGCCGAAGAAGTGGCGGGCCGTGCGCGGATCAAGCTGTTCCTTGTCGAGCCAGACGACGTAGTCGGTGGTGCCAAAGGCATGATCAACGGCTGGTGGACTGCAGACCTTGGCGCCGAGACTGAGATAGCCGTCGAAGAGCGGTGGCAGGGCGCAGCGTGCGGCGTCAGCTGAAGG is part of the Gemmatimonas sp. UBA7669 genome and encodes:
- a CDS encoding GNAT family N-acetyltransferase encodes the protein MSALSGVVDREEDVPSRTPPAFRVGEVTVHHAEERDIPSIVALNNLFAPDGLTLTRSPDFVTQHLQDYQVVRDETGRILGQVALDEYSPSLVELVSLAVAPDQQSRGLGQVLITAAEHLARERGHEELFAISLAEALFLRMGYTLTSIEIYPEKIARYRSISRSELSIGRKFCFTKRLRP
- a CDS encoding DUF411 domain-containing protein, whose protein sequence is MTDHSAFEAGRSRRDFLRGAALALLGGAGAAAVARQLTAQTAQPPVRNMVVYKDPNCGCCSQWIDHVRKAGFTVDVKDTSDMDSMKSAIGLPAALASCHTAKVGPYIVEGHVPADLIVKLLREKPAARGLAVPGMPVGSPGMEMGNRKDPYDVLLFDAKGKTTVYAKR
- a CDS encoding methyl-accepting chemotaxis protein; protein product: MTSHSPFLRRSRIEADRLLGFVLLAHFPVALYIASLHGLWTSAVAVGLPLSLGAFWLTRQHAGGALTRFLVGLAFMSYSALFIHLAHGMIELHFHIFASLAFLLAYRDWRVPVAAAAFVAVHHVAFHFMQVAGWPVYLLNHTTGGHAIVVVHALFVVFETGVLVFLARSLEAEARSTQAVFESLEAVGDGRLDVVPTGDGVAAAVRTVIAAVETLDAHAVELGCALTARRVMHVENQDRLHGVFRGVSDRLVESARAVEALRVRNEAAQEATTQFLTALTPVIAAMRQGDLTQSVGSGVAREYADTAAGLDEALCAMREALAEFRVASAQIDAAAGDVAHGSETLAQLTSRQAAALEQISANVESMAQLGGDTVQAVSSARTASADAVQAVERGVTHMQRLDEAMQATRQAANETARIVRTIDEIAFQTNLLALNASVEAARAGDAGRGFAVVADEVRALAMRCAEAARTTSSLIEQAVQRVEGGVQISSDVGQQWQDVRGRIAMVQGVMTQIDQATVSQQQGMHQMRDAIVALNGAVQQAAASAEESASAAQELTAQAQTLREQSGRFEVDGASSGGRVHHTLRAA
- a CDS encoding lysophospholipid acyltransferase family protein, encoding MPVVKHTGDAAALPHPLALRGVRALCRFVLRVLRIRVQWQGAEPASGGALLVANHFSWLDIVAVLASTDCSFVAKREVRRWPVVGWCAEAIGVIWIDRTRKRDLLRSLPLLRERLAAGQRVLLFPEGTTTDGRAVLPFRSALYDAAVWPGVPVQALALTASARGNARVLSWTGRETLLGSLTRLVRLRDARVDITALPTMSATVVDSRTARRQARQRLARQTRAAIVQVVGLDAIRAAPIEAPAATLTDAAAW